A region from the Agrobacterium cucumeris genome encodes:
- the hfq gene encoding RNA chaperone Hfq yields the protein MAERSQNLQDLFLNTVRKQKISLTIFLINGVKLTGVVTSFDNFCVLLRRDGHSQLVYKHAISTIMPGQPMQMFESEEGAA from the coding sequence ATGGCGGAACGTTCTCAAAATCTTCAGGATCTTTTCCTCAATACCGTTCGTAAGCAAAAGATTTCGCTCACGATTTTTCTGATCAACGGCGTCAAGCTGACGGGCGTTGTCACTTCCTTCGACAATTTCTGCGTGCTTCTGCGCCGTGACGGTCATTCGCAGCTGGTCTACAAGCATGCGATCTCGACCATCATGCCCGGCCAGCCGATGCAGATGTTCGAAAGCGAAGAAGGCGCAG